A single window of Coffea eugenioides isolate CCC68of chromosome 7, Ceug_1.0, whole genome shotgun sequence DNA harbors:
- the LOC113778667 gene encoding probable N-acetyl-gamma-glutamyl-phosphate reductase, chloroplastic produces MLNEDDGSETQSSYSPRVFLKDDRKCSTVRNLCIRASVASSAPPQSLQVAENKAHNKSDKFRIGVLGASGYTGSEIVRLLANHPHFKITLMTADRKAGQPIGSVFPHLVTQDLPDMVAVKDADFSSVDAVFCCLPHGTTQEIIKGLPISLKVVDLSADFRLRDIGEYEEWYGQPHQAPELQKNAVYGLTEISRKEIQGARLVANPGCYPTSIQLPLIPLLKAGLIEVKNIIIDAKSGVSGAGRGAKEANLYTEVAEGVHSYGIARHRHVPEIEQGLSDASNSKVTVSFTPHLMPMSRGMQSTIYVEMAPGVSTMDLYQHLKSFYEDEEFVILLKKNEVPHTRHVRGSNYCLLNVFPDRIPGRAIIVSVIDNLVKGASGQALQNLNLMMGIPENTGLLYQPLFP; encoded by the exons ATGCTGAATGAAGATGATGGCTCTGAAACTCAATCCTCCTACAGCCCACGCGTTTTCCTCAAG GATGATAGGAAATGTTCAACGGTTAGAAACCTTTGCATCAGGGCTTCAGTGGCTTCGTCAGCACCACCACAAAGTTTGCAGGTTGCTGAAAATAAAGCTCACAACAAGTCAGACAAATTCCGAATAGGTGTGCTTGGAGCTAGTGGTTATACTGGTTCTGAG ATTGTCAGACTCCTTGCAAATCATCCACACTTTAAAATCACACTAATGACTGCGGACAGGAAAGCTGGTCAACCAATCGGTTCAGTTTTTCCTCATTTGGTTACACAG GATTTGCCAGATATGGTTGCTGTTAAAGATGCCGACTTTTCCAGTGTTGATGCAGTATTTTGTTGCTTGCCGCATGGAACCACTCAG GAAATCATTAAAGGTCTTCCAATCAGTTTAAAAGTTGTTGATCTCTCTGCG GACTTTAGGCTACGAGATATTGGTGAATATGAGGAATGGTATGGTCAGCCTCACCAGGCACCAGAGTTGCAG AAAAACGCTGTATATGGTTTGACTGAGATTTCTAGGAAAGAAATTCAAGGTGCACGCCTAGTTGCTAATCCTGGATGCTACCCGACTTCTATTCAGCTTCCTCTTATTCCATTGTTAAAG GCAGGTCTCATTGAAGtcaaaaatattattattgatGCAAAATCGGGTGTTAGCGGAGCTG GACGTGGCGCGAAGGAGGCAAATTTGTACACTGAAGTAGCAGAAGGAGTACATTCTTATGGCATCGCCAGGCATCGGCATG TTCCAGAGATTGAACAAGGATTATCAGATGCCTCAAACTCAAAAGTGACTGTTAGCTTTACTCCACATTTAATGCCAATG AGCCGGGGTATGCAATCGACCATCTATGTGGAAATGGCTCCTGGAGTGTCTACAATGGATTTGTACCAGCACTTAAAGAGCTTCTATGAG GATGAAGAATTTGTAATTTTGCTGAAGAAAAACGAAGTTCCTCATACTCGACATGTCAGGGGATCCAACTACTGCCTTCTGAATGTATTCCCAGACCGAATTCCAGGACGAGCAATAATTGTATCTGTG ATTGATAATCTTGTAAAAGGAGCTTCTGGTCAGGCCCTGCAGAACCTTaatttgatgatgggaattccTGAGAACACTGGGCTCCTTTACCAGCCTCTGTTCCCTTGA